One window from the genome of Diospyros lotus cultivar Yz01 chromosome 11, ASM1463336v1, whole genome shotgun sequence encodes:
- the LOC127812518 gene encoding L-gulonolactone oxidase 3, which yields MALLRWLHCLFLIFSIWVSTLATTQPMPPPPPLRCNQTHCTLSNSYGIWGDRTTCHFPPTVFPTTEEELRQAVANATRNNLKIKVVTKFSHSIPKLACPDSISMVISTENYNSKINVDAQNLAVTADSGVGLRDLIDAVEEKGLSLAAAPYWEGVSVGGMISSGAHGSSWWGNGGAVHDHVVGLSLVVPAKESQGFAKVIRLGAQHPLLNAAKISLGILGVISKVTFALERGFKRSIAYNFTDDSAIENEFLDHGRKHEFADIAWYPSRHTAIYRYDGRVPLNATGDGVNDFLGFQSNSILVSESIRAAEKTLENTRNVKGKCTLASSCLAYKKLVANGLKNNIMFTGYPVVGRQGKMQTSGSCLYSPSARIDTSCSWDPRIKGLFFYESTAIFPASKFADFVLDVKSLRDLNPENFCGVDIYNGFLIRFIKASKAYLGQSEDSVVVDFNYYRSNDPLSPRLNQDVLEEVEQMAFFKHGAKPHWAKNRNLAFLDVHNKYPNFSKFLAAKKQLDPLNVFSSEWSDEILFGKDVNRENGCALEGQCVCSEDRHCSPERGYFCHPGLVYKEARVCRHRANDASSEA from the exons ATGGCTCTTCTCCGGTGGCTCCACTGCCTCTTTCTGATCTTCTCCATATGGGTTTCAACCCTCGCTACCACCCAACCcatgccgccgccgccgccactcCGCTGCAACCAAACCCACTGCACACTCTCCAACTCCTACGGGATCTGGGGCGACCGAACCACCTGCCACTTTCCGCCCACGGTCTTCCCAACAACCGAGGAGGAGCTCCGCCAGGCAGTGGCCAACGCAACCAGAAACAACCTGAAAATCAAAGTGGTGACCAAATTCTCACACTCCATCCCTAAGCTGGCCTGCCCGGATTCAATCTCGATGGTCATAAGCACCGAAAACTACAACTCCAAGATCAATGTTGACGCCCAGAACCTGGCGGTGACGGCGGATTCCGGCGTCGGGCTCCGGGACCTGATCGATGCAGTGGAGGAGAAGGGGCTGAGCTTGGCGGCGGCGCCGTACTGGGAAGGTGTTTCGGTGGGCGGAATGATAAGCAGTGGGGCTCATGGCAGCTCTTGGTGGGGCAATGGAGGAGCTGTTCATGACCATGTTGTTGGGCTCAGCCTTGTGGTTCCTGCAAAAGAATCTCAAGGGTTTGCTAAAGTTATCAGATTGGGAGCCCAACATCCTCTTCTTAATGCGGCCAAAATTTCTTTGGGAATTTTAGGTGTCATCTCTAAG gtGACATTCGCCCTGGAGCGAGGGTTCAAGAGAAGCATAGCCTACAATTTCACAGATGATTCAGCCATAGAGAATGAATTCTTGGACCATGGCAGGAAACATGAATTTGCAGATATTGCCTGGTACCCATCAAGACATACTGCTATATACAG ATATGATGGTAGAGTTCCTTTAAATGCCACCGGTGATGGAGTGAATGATTTCCTTGGCTTTCAGTCCAATTCCATTCTGGTTTCTGAATCAATTAGAGCAGCtg AGAAAACACTGGAAAATACCAGAAACGTGAAGGGAAAATGCACCCTGGCATCATCGTGTCTGGCGTACAAGAAACTGGTCGCCAATGGGCTGAAGAACAACATCATGTTCACCGGCTATCCGGTTGTCGGCCGCCAAGGAAAGATGCAAACGTCCGGTTCTTGCCTCTACTCGCCGTCGGCAAGAATCGACACCTCCTGTTCTTGGGACCCGAGAATCAAAGGCCTGTTTTTCTACGAATCAACGGCCATTTTCCCGGCTTCGAAGTTTGCAGACTTCGTGCTTGACGTAAAGTCTCTGAGAGACCTGAACCCAGAAAACTTCTGCGGAGTGGATATCTACAACGGCTTTCTAATCCGTTTCATCAAGGCTTCCAAGGCATACTTAGGACAGTCCGAGGATTCAGTGGTTGTGGATTTCAACTATTATCGATCCAACGACCCGTTGAGCCCTAGGCTGAATCAAGATGTATTGGAAGAAGTGGAGCAAATGGCGTTCTTCAAGCATGGGGCTAAGCCACACTGGGCCAAGAACAGGAACCTGGCGTTCTTGGATGTGCATAACAAGTATCCAAACTTTAGCAAGTTTCTTGCTGCTAAGAAGCAACTGGATCCTTTAAATGTGTTTTCTAGTGAATGGTCTGATGAGATATTGTTTGGGAAGGATGTGAATAGAGAAAATGGGTGTGCTTTGGAAGGGCAATGTGTGTGTTCAGAGGACAGGCATTGCAGCCCTGAGAGAGGGTACTTTTGCCACCCTGGGCTTGTTTACAAAGAAGCAAGAGTTTGCAGGCATAGGGCCAATGATGCCTCCAGTGAAGCTTAG
- the LOC127813667 gene encoding probable beta-1,4-xylosyltransferase IRX9H, with translation MASIRRAQSPVPRPGSLRNADANLVASPLSKSSSCSQNHPAPVGSLTSSFSSLGHALYRAQAFILGLCSRRFSRPIERSKPKAQVWRRSLVPFFICFMVGVLFGLTPFASMNLSVNFMSKQQAFSFEMVPPQKVESLNVNSRNATLVLDDLAVNHIFSVDPDVMQLDLQNQTFNGSLVMQSLNQDLVMAFNKLLIIVTPTYAQPFQAYHLNRLAHALKLVPPPLLWIVVEMGSQSAETADILRRNGVMYRHLVLNKNLTDIKYRGVHQRNVALSHIETHHLDGIVYFADGDNIYSVEIFEQMRHIRRFGTWMVVKPMKSNSRTILEGPICNGTQVVGWHTNEPRRFQRFYADISGFAFNSTILWDPKRWHRPTLEPIRQLDTVDRGLQVSLFIEQVVEDESQMECLPEESSRIMVWHLHDELSHLYPPEWSMKNDNLYVTAPLD, from the exons ATGGCTTCCATTAGGAGGGCACAGTCTCCAGTACCTAGACCAGGATCTTTGCGAAATGCGGACGCCAATTTAGTTGCTTCTCCCTTGTCGAAGTCCTCTTCATGTTCTCAGAACCATCCGGCGCCTGTGGGGTCATTAACCTCTTCCTTTAGTTCACTTGGCCATGCCTTATATAGAGCTCAAGCTTTTATACTCGGCCTTTGCTCGAGAAGATTTTCCCGACCCATAGAGAGGTCAAAGCCAAAGGCGCAAGTTTGGAGGAGGTCTCTTGTCCCTTTTTTCATATGTTTTAtggttggggttttatttggcCTTACCCCATTTGCTTCAATGAATTTATCTGTGAATTTTATGTCCAAACAACAAGCTTTCTCCTTCGAGATGGTTCCACCTCAAAAAGTTGAGTCACTTAATGTCAATTCGAGAAATGCGACACTGGTATTGGATGATTTGGCTGTGAATCATATTTTTTCTGTAGACCCGGATGTGATGCAACTAGACCTGCAAAATCAGACATTTAATGGTAGCCTGGTCATGCAATCACTTAATCAGGATTTGGTTATGGCGTTCAACAAGCTTTTGATCATTGTGACACCAACATATGCTCAGCCATTTCAAGCCTATCATCTGAACCGTTTGGCACATGCATTAAAATTAGTCCCACCCCCTTTGTTGTGGATAGTTGTGGAGATGGGCTCTCAGTCTGCAGAAACAGCTGACATATTGAGGAGAAATGGTGTCATGTACAGGCATCTTGTGTTAAATAAGAACCTAACTGATATAAAATATAGGGGTGTACACCAAAGAAACGTGGCACTGTCTCACATTGAGACACACCATCTTGATGGAATTGTTTACTTTGCGGATGGTGATAACATCTACTCTGTCGAGATATTTGAACAGATGAGGCATATCAG GAGATTTGGAACCTGGATGGTTGTCAAGCCAATGAAAAGCAACAGTAGAACTATACTGGAAGGTCCAATTTGTAATGGGACTCAAGTTGTAGGGTGGCATACAAATGAACCGAGAAGATTCCAGAGATTCTATGCTGATATTTCTGGATTTGCCTTCAATAGCACTATACTTTGGGATCCAAAAAGATGGCACCGTCCCACACTTGAACCTATTAGACAGCTTGATACAGTTGATAGAGGACTTCAA GTGAGCTTATTTATTGAGCAAGTTGTGGAGGATGAGAGCCAAATGGAATGCTTACCAGAGGAAAGCTCAAGAATCATGGTTTGGCATCTTCATGATGAATTATCGCATCTGTATCCTCCTGAATGGTCAATGAAGAATGACAACCTATATGTCACTGCTCCCCTTGATTGA